CAAGTTCTCCTGCACATTGCGACAGTGTGACCATGGGCTCTGGCGGGCGGTAGGTGGGGCCTTTGGACCTACCAGCAGTGAGGGAGTTAACACAGCAGCTGACTCTAGGCAAAGAAAACTCCCCTCAGATGCTTTGCTgcctggcctcctgccaggaaCAAGCAGGAGCTGAAAACTAGAAGTTGAGGCGTGAGTTTGGCCACTCCGTAGTGTGCACTTGGTGAGGGCAGCAGCTCGCCACAGCTGCCAGCCATCTGTCCATtcacccatctgtccatctggCAGCCCGCTGTTCAGACCTGTCTGTCTGTCCGCCCATCTGTAAGCCCATCTCTGTCCCATTGTCTATCTGACCATCTTTCTCTTACTGTCCTCTTTGTCTAGCTATCTGGCCTATCTGTCGATCCATCTTCGTGTCTGTCTTCAGCCCCCACCTGTTTGTCCATCTGTCCAATTACCTGTGAGTCTATCTATGCATCTTCTTGTCCATTCATCTGCCCACCCATCTGTCCCTCCGTCTGCCCACCGGCCTCCCCTCTCCTTCTGGGCCGCAGAGCCATGGCCCAGGACTGCGGAGCCATGGGTGACCTGGtcctgctggggctggggctggggctggcgcTGGCTGTCATTGTGCTGGCTGTGGTCCTCTCTCGACACCAGGCCCCATGTGGCTCCCAGGCCTTTGCCCACGCTGCTGTTGCTGCTGACTCCAAGGTCTGCTCAAATATTGTACGGTGAGTCAGACGTGGGAGGAAGCTGGGGGGCCTTTGGCAGCCAGCCCCTCCTGGAgaaggcgtgtgtgtgtgagcatatgtgtgtgtgtgtgagattatgtatgagtgtgagtgtgtgtgggtatatgtgtgagtgtgtttgtggggtgtgggtgtgtgtgaatgtgtgtgatcGTTTGCGTGTATGTGTGAGTAtgggtgtgtgtgaatgtgtgtgattgtgtttgtgtatgtgtgtgtgggtgtgtgtgggtgtgtgagtatatgtgagtgtgagtgtgtgggggtgtgggtgggtgtgaatgtgtgtgattgCGTTTCGCTGTGTGAGGGTTgtgtgactgtgagtgtgtgagtgtgggtgtgtgtaaatgtgtgtgattgtgtgtgtatgtgtgggtgtttgtgggtgtgtgtgagtgtgtgagtgtgagtatgggggggtgtgggtatgtgtgaatgtgtgtgattgtgtgtgggtatgtgtatgtgtgggtgtgtgtgtgcatgtgtgtgtgtgtgcacgtgcactgGCCCAGGAAGCAGGAGCCGTGTGTGTGGGCTTCAGCACCTGCAGGGCTTGAGCGCAAGGAGacagcctcagggcctttgcacagaaCAGGTGGCAGGGTGTGCCCGTGGGGCAGATGGGGACTTGGGGACAATGGTGGTGTGTGAGTCCATACCTGGCTCCAGGATTCAGGAGGCCCATTTGCATATCCCAGGTGGGAACCTGTCTGGCCCCGCCTGACCCTGCTGGCCAGTGCAGGTCCCTTCAGTGAGGCAATTCTCCAAGGCTGGGGTCTTCTCCCAGGGTCATGGGTGAAGGGGTTTGGAGGCTCCCTGCGTGGGTACTGGCCTGCTGGGGTACACACAATGCTGCCATAGCCAGTCTGCCCCAACACCCAGCCCGGGGCCACATCTCAGGTCTCTCAGTCCTGAGGAGCCCGGTGCCCCACCCCTCACATCCTCTCTCCCTGAGTCAGGGCCTGGGTCTCGTGAGCTGAGTGACTGATACTTGGTGTCCTGGATGAGGGCGTGATGGAGAGGGGCCACAGTGGGTGTTTCCTGACCCTCTTCCAGGAAGGTGCTGCTGCCGCTGCAGGGAGGACACACACAGGATGCCCCTTCTTGCCCCCTGCCTCCCATTGGGCCCACAAAAGCCAGGGCaagcctcccctccctgccagccACCTGGTCTGCTTCCCAGAAATTCTGTCTTGCAGGCTGTTGGGAGGATCCCAGTACTTTGTAAACTAAAGCAAGGGAGGAGTGGCCATTCTCtctctttgttcattcattcaacttttcattcattccttcttccctccattCCCCCATCTGTCCATCCTTCCCTGCCCTGATTGCTCATGCCAcccccccagcccctcctgaCCTGGTCCTTTGGTTTCTCTTCAGGGCTTTCTGTCTCCTCCCACAGGGCTGAGAATGGCAGCTCAGGGACAAGTGGGGGCTGGAGACTGCTTAGTCTCCCCAGTGGCTCTCAGGGGATTTGAGGGTTTGACGCCAGCCGCCACCCCAGGCTGTGCCCCTCCTCTGCTCAGGGGGACATACAGAGATGCGACACCCACTTAAACTCAAAGTTGCAAAGATGCAAATGAGACTGGGGTCTCAGGCACCAGAGACCACCCGTGAGCACGTGGCTTTTGGGAGTGGGGACCTGCTGCCACAGATCTCTGAAGAGTCTGGACCTGCTGGGTCTCCCGGAGTGACTGTCTGGGGGTCTCCATAGCATACCCTGCTGTGTGCGTGACGGTCACTGGTTGGGTAGGGGTCTCTACTCTAAAGCTCCCTCTGCCGGCATCCCCTCGAACTCTCCCTTGGTGAAGAGAGGATGTGGTTTGCCCCACTGTTTTATCAAACTACTCTCTCCACTTCCAGTTTTAAGAAGCTGGGAGTGGAAGAGAGCCTGGGGCTGGCGCCAGCTGCTGCTGCGAAACAGGGGTCACTGGACGCTGGGACCCTGGCCGGGCtggctggaggcctcaggaagaggCCTGCTACAGCGTCATCCTGGCCAAGATTCCTCCCTGCAGAGGCCCCTGGCCACATTGCCACAGGGTCTGCTGGGGCCACCAGAAGCCCATGctcctgcctccatctctccCCTCTGTGCTCACCTCTCACCAGGAGGCCCTCCCAGAGTTCAgtgtcctgcttttttttttttttttctttttgagacggtgtctcactctgtcaccaggctggagtgcagtggcgtgatctcagcttactgcaacctctgcttcctcggttcaaatgattctcctgcctcagcctcctgagtagctgggactacaggtgccagccaccacgcccagctaatttttgtatttttagtagagacggggtttcaccatgttggccaggatggtctctatctcttgattcacccgccttggccacccaaagtgctggcattacaggagtgagtcatgGCATCCGGCCTCATCTCCTACTCTTTCAGCACCAGGTTTTATTCTTGGGATTCTGCTACAGCCGGAGCCCCTGGGTGCGAGCTCCTAAGCTTTCTGTGAGTGTGGACCCAGCACCGTGCCTAGTAGACATACAAAAGGAGCATGGTGACAGTGAGGTCTGTCATCTCCAGCGTAATGACTGTTTTGATCCTTGTGAAAAAGGtgatttttggctgggtgtggtggctcacacctgtaattccagcactttgggaggccgaggggggtggctcacttgaggtcaggagttggagaccagcctgggcaacatggtgaaaccatgtctctactaaaaatacaaaaattagctgggcatggtagcggatgcctgtaatcccagatacttgggaggctgagacaggagaatcacttgaacccaggaggcaaaggttgcagtaagccaagattgcaccactgcactccagcctgggtgacagagcaagacttggtctcaaaaaaaaaaaaaaaaagaatagtttatatttttgttctaaTGGTTATCTTAATATCTTCATTctataattatatgttttatataattagcTATATAAGATATAATACCCCTAGTATGTTGTTTTTTGGATATTCTACTCGCTCCTGATGGTtaatttatgtgtcaacttggctaagcTATGGTGCCCCGTTGTTTGGTCAAATACTTGTCAATATCTTGCTGGGAGGTTATTTCATAGATGTGGTTAACACTGAcagtcagttgactttaagtaaaacaGATTACCCACCATAATATGGGTGGGCCAcctccaatcagttgaaggccttaagaacaAAAACTGAGGTTTCCCAGAGAAGCAGGAATTCTGCTTCAAGACTATAACACACAAACCCTGCCTGAGTTTCTGGCCTGCTGACTGCTCTACAGATTTTAGGTTCAAGACTTCGAGATCAACTCTTACCTGAATCTATAGCCGGCTGGCTTGCCCTacagattttaaacttgctagtccccacaatcatgtgagccaattcctcaaTAAATCTCTCTCTATGTATAATCTATTGGTTTAGTTTCTCTGAAAAACTTTCACATCCAGTTTCCTGGATGTTAAGAATTACCAAAACTAGctagtaacttctttttttttttttgagacagagttttgctcttgttgcccaggctggaatgcaatggcacaatctcagctcaccgcaacctccacttcctgggtccaagcaattctcctccctcagcctcctgagtagctgggattacaggcatgtgccaccatgcttggctaatttttgtatttttagtagagacagggcttctccatgttggtcaggctggtcttgaactcccaacctcaggtgatccgccgccttggcctcacaaagtgctggaattacaggcacgagccactgcgcctggctcctaGTAAATTCTTCTTTTCCGTGATGTGTCTCTTACCTCTAATAATACTTTTCTTCTTAAAGTCTACTTCATTAAAAATAgttatgctgggcatggtggctcatggctgtaatctcggcactttgttggaggtcgaggtgggtggatcactgaagcccaggagttcaagaccaacctgggcaacatggcgagaccctgcctctacaaaaaatacaaaaattagctgggtgtggctaATATAATTCTAAGTtggcacacttgtagtcccagctacttgggatgctgaggtgggagaatcgcttgagcctagaagggaGAGATTGCTGTAacccaagatcacatcactgcactccagcctgggagacagagtgaggctctatctccaaaaaaaaaaaaaaaaaagcgatacAGCTTTCTTGGTTAGTGCATGCATGACATATTTTTCATTATCTTCCACCTCTCTGTATTCTTATATAAAAGGCATTagttgggttttattttattttcaattattttaatttttattgtcctTTTAAATGTAACTAATGATTTATTTACGTTGAAACCCACCACCAATTTGTTTTCCATGcctattctatttcttcttatctTCTCTCACATCTTGTtttggatttattatttttatgatttaatttcCTCCTTCTCTATTAGTTTCATAACTGTGCAGTCTtagagttattttaaaagatgactgGATTATTTTAGAGCTTACAACATGCATCCTTCACTTATCAAAGTCTAACATGAGCtagtactttttgttgttgttgagatagagagagtcttcctctgctgcccaggctggagtgcagtggagcaatcttggttcactgcaacctccacttcttgggttcaagcaattctcctgcctcagtcacctgagtagctgggaccacaggtgtgcaccactatgcccggccaatttttgtattcttttttagtagagacagggtttcaccatgttggccaggctggtcttgaactcctgaccttaagagaTCTGCTTACCTCGGcgtcctaaagtgttgggattacaggcgtgagccaccacgcccagcctatgagTTAGTACTTCTATCCTCTTCCTAGTCAGTACAAGAACCTTGGAACAGGAACTAAATTTACCCCCAGTGACTTATAtgctaatatttttgtgtattttaaatatatgtgtgtgcatagatgtatctgtgtgttttttgtgtttttattcttatttatgttGAGAGTGTAGAGCTATGTAAGAGTAAAGAGAATTGTGTAATGAAGCCCCGAGTATCCATTCAATTTCAACAACAATCTTATGGCCAAGCTAATTTCATGTATCCTCTTTCCTGCTTCCCTCTACCCCACATTATTTCAGTGCAAATCCCAGATATATAACTGTACCCATACATATTTCagtatgtttcatttattttaaacccCACAAGATATCATTTTCTATACTACTGTAATTTTATACCAATAGCATTCATTTAGATTTACCCACACGTTTACCCTACCCTCTGGGTCCTGTTTAAAAATCAAACCCATGCTCacaggccaatttttttttcttttagagacagggtctcactttgtcacccaagctggagtgcagtggtacgattatagctcaatgcagcctccaattcctggactcaagggaccctcctgcctcagcctgccaagtagcttggactatagctgtatgttttattattattttgtagacatggggtctggctatgttgtccaggctattcTCAAAATTCCcggcctcgagcaatcctcctgcctcggcctctcaaaggttgggattacaggtgtgaggcaagGCACCCAGCTCAGCCACAGAGCCCTGTTGCATCTCTCTTACTAGGAGCAAGAGCTGACTGCCCCCTCATCCCCATTCCAGAGTGTTGGGGCTGTGTTGAGCCGAGGCCGGGCCACTGGCATGGCCCAGGGAGCGGGATCATTCACTGCTGCCCCAAATCTGAGATCATTCCACCTTGACAAGACTTCCTCATCCAATCCCTTTACTTGACAGCTGGGGAAACCGATGCGCACAGAGCACCCCCAGCTCACTCGGGGTCTCAGAGCTGATCCATGAGCAGAGGCCGAGATCCTGGGATCTTGTCCCCCAGCCGCCCCGCAAGCTTACTCCCTTTCTGCTGGAAGAGATGGGGCCGGACCTCGACCAGCAGCCCTGGCCTGGACATGACTGTGCTCACGCAGGTATTGAGGCCGTGATGCCCCGgcatcatatttttttctctttttttttctttttttttttttgagacagtgtctcactctgtcacccaagctggagtgcagtggcatgatattggctcactgcaacctctgcctcccggttaaagtgattctcctgcctcagtcttccaagtagctgggcctacaggcttgtaccaccacgcgtgactaatttttgtatttttactagagacggggtttccccatgttggccaggcttgtgtcgaactcctgacctcaggtgatccacctgccttggcctcccaaagtgctagg
Above is a genomic segment from Pan troglodytes isolate AG18354 chromosome 23, NHGRI_mPanTro3-v2.0_pri, whole genome shotgun sequence containing:
- the LOC112206723 gene encoding glutathione hydrolase 5 proenzyme-like, with product MAQDCGAMGDLVLLGLGLGLALAVIVLAVVLSRHQAPCGSQAFAHAAVAADSKVCSNIVRQETAYLLVYMKMEC